Proteins from a genomic interval of Chitinimonas sp. BJYL2:
- a CDS encoding M3 family metallopeptidase: MPLRLTALFASLMLFVGHGVHAQPANQVGTTTAGNPLLDPSPLPYQLPPFDQIRDEHYGPAFAAAMRAQRDAVTRIKANPARPDFDNTIVALEHAGRQLGDVSNVFFNLSATYGNPRMDALRGELAPKLAAHRDAIMLDTRLYLRVASVYRQRHKLNLDAESLRLVERYHADFLRAGARLPAASKQRLKQLNAELARLENDFGHNVQKDGVARALIVDDKARLAGLSEAEVATAAEAAKARGLPGKYLLALTNTTTQPLAEQLQDRSLRESLYKASMERASDGLHDNQPLILTLVKLRAEKAKLLGFANYAAYALNEQMAQTPGAAEELLVGVAKAAVQRASDEASDLQAEIRRDGGSFKLAPWDWGYYSEKLRRHRYDLGESDLKPYFELDRVLKDGVFYAAERLFGLQFKARPDLPVYQPDVRIYEVSEADGSPLALVVFDFYASDNKRGGAWMNSYVEQSTLFGTKPVAGFHLNIPKPPAGQPTLLTSDELVTLFHEFGHVLHGIFSNVRYPYFSGTNVALDFVEYPSQQFELWAFWPEVLDRYGRHYQTGAAMPTELRSKLVAVRNFNQGFATAEYAAAALLDQRWHRLPAGSAPGDVQRFESQALASAGFADSAIPPRYRSTYFLHTFAGGYSAGYYAYLWADVLAADTSAWFESSGGLTRANGERFRKHILSRGGSQEPMALYRAFRGEAPKLGHLLEKRGLTTTSGASRRRFFCPPACRHARLRRTHSGLHSAATAAGTGGINHRLDYTSSCAAQRDSCPIVTQAGARLGSTPA, encoded by the coding sequence ATGCCCCTGCGTCTTACCGCCCTGTTCGCCAGCCTGATGCTGTTTGTCGGCCATGGTGTCCATGCCCAGCCAGCCAACCAGGTCGGCACCACCACGGCGGGCAACCCGCTGCTGGACCCGAGCCCCCTGCCCTACCAGCTTCCCCCGTTCGACCAGATCCGCGATGAGCATTACGGCCCAGCCTTCGCCGCCGCCATGCGCGCCCAGCGCGACGCCGTGACACGCATCAAGGCGAATCCGGCGCGGCCCGATTTCGACAACACCATCGTGGCGCTGGAACATGCCGGCCGCCAGCTGGGCGATGTCTCGAATGTGTTCTTCAACCTGAGCGCCACCTATGGCAATCCACGCATGGATGCGCTGCGCGGCGAGCTGGCACCCAAGCTGGCCGCCCACCGCGATGCGATCATGCTCGATACGCGCCTGTACCTGCGTGTGGCCAGCGTTTACCGGCAACGCCACAAACTGAATCTGGATGCCGAATCGCTGCGGCTGGTCGAGCGCTACCATGCTGACTTCTTGCGAGCCGGTGCGCGCCTGCCTGCAGCCAGCAAGCAGCGCCTCAAGCAACTCAATGCCGAACTGGCGCGGCTGGAAAATGATTTCGGCCACAATGTGCAAAAAGACGGCGTGGCCCGAGCCCTGATCGTGGACGACAAGGCACGGCTGGCCGGTCTGAGCGAGGCCGAAGTCGCCACGGCCGCCGAGGCCGCCAAGGCCCGCGGCCTGCCGGGCAAGTACCTGCTGGCCCTGACCAACACCACTACCCAGCCCCTGGCCGAACAGCTGCAGGATCGCTCGCTGCGCGAGTCGCTGTACAAGGCCTCGATGGAGCGCGCCAGTGATGGGCTGCACGACAACCAGCCACTGATCCTCACCCTGGTCAAACTGCGTGCCGAGAAAGCTAAGCTGCTCGGCTTTGCCAACTATGCCGCCTACGCACTCAACGAGCAGATGGCCCAAACACCCGGTGCAGCCGAGGAGTTGCTGGTGGGCGTAGCCAAGGCTGCCGTGCAACGGGCCAGCGACGAGGCATCGGATCTGCAAGCCGAGATCCGCCGCGATGGTGGCAGCTTCAAACTGGCACCCTGGGACTGGGGCTACTACAGCGAAAAACTGCGCCGCCATCGTTACGACCTGGGCGAGAGCGATCTGAAGCCTTATTTCGAGCTGGATCGTGTACTCAAGGACGGTGTGTTCTACGCCGCCGAACGCCTGTTCGGCCTGCAGTTCAAGGCCCGGCCCGATCTGCCGGTCTATCAGCCCGATGTGCGCATCTATGAAGTAAGCGAGGCCGACGGCAGCCCGCTGGCCCTGGTCGTGTTCGATTTCTATGCCAGTGACAACAAGCGTGGCGGTGCATGGATGAACAGCTATGTCGAGCAGTCGACGCTGTTCGGTACCAAGCCGGTGGCCGGCTTCCACCTCAACATCCCCAAACCGCCCGCGGGTCAGCCTACGCTGCTGACGAGCGACGAGCTCGTGACCCTGTTCCACGAGTTCGGCCATGTGCTGCACGGCATCTTCTCCAACGTACGCTATCCGTACTTCTCGGGCACCAATGTGGCGCTGGACTTCGTTGAATACCCTTCGCAGCAGTTCGAGCTGTGGGCATTCTGGCCCGAGGTGCTGGATCGCTACGGTCGCCACTATCAGACCGGCGCAGCCATGCCGACCGAGCTGCGTAGCAAGCTGGTGGCCGTACGCAACTTCAACCAGGGTTTTGCCACGGCCGAATATGCCGCCGCAGCGCTGCTGGATCAGCGCTGGCATCGCCTGCCGGCCGGCTCGGCACCGGGCGATGTGCAGCGCTTCGAATCACAGGCACTGGCCTCGGCCGGATTCGCCGATAGCGCCATTCCGCCGCGTTACCGCAGCACCTACTTCCTGCATACCTTCGCCGGCGGGTACTCGGCTGGCTACTACGCCTATTTGTGGGCCGACGTGCTGGCGGCCGACACCAGCGCTTGGTTCGAATCCAGCGGAGGTCTTACCCGCGCCAATGGCGAGCGCTTCCGCAAGCACATCCTGTCTCGCGGTGGCAGCCAGGAACCTATGGCCCTGTATCGTGCCTTCCGTGGCGAGGCACCCAAGCTCGGCCATCTGCTGGAAAAACGCGGCCTGACGACCACAAGCGGCGCCTCACGGCGCCGCTTTTTTTGTCCTCCTGCATGCCGTCATGCGCGATTGCGCAGGACGCACTCGGGACTACACTCTGCCGCTACAGCCGCCGGCACAGGCGGAATAAACCACCGGCTTGACTACACTTCCAGCTGTGCTGCCCAACGCGACAGCTGTCCGATTGTTACTCAAGCCGGGGCTCGACTTGGTTCAACGCCTGCCTGA
- a CDS encoding urea ABC transporter substrate-binding protein, whose protein sequence is MVQRLPDIARWSIALLLIALLAAAIWHTQRQHQRNPIRIGVLHSLTGTMVISERPLVDAVRMAVEELNASGGVLGRPVEMVVVDGRSDPASFARGAEQLLAREGVKALFGCWTSASRKAVIPVVEKHAGLMFYPVQYEGMEQSPNLIYLGSAPNQQIVPGARWAMQQFGKRVYLLGSDYVFPRTANLLIHDLVRASGGTVVGEQYLPLGSTDVDAVLADIARQQPDVLLNTVNGDSNAAVFAGLLRHGLGAIPVLSYSVTENEMRALGGEKLGRHYGVWSYFSSTPDARNRAFVSRFKARFGPDHSTSDPVEAAYVGVHLWAQAVAMVGSAEPARVNGPTLLRQSLNGPSSIVSIEPANRHAWKMVRIGRVTPDGEFEQVFSSISPLRPSPWPRHRSRAEWQDRLAMQQLDPTP, encoded by the coding sequence TTGGTTCAACGCCTGCCTGACATTGCTCGCTGGTCCATCGCACTGCTGCTGATCGCGCTGCTTGCTGCCGCAATCTGGCATACGCAGCGCCAGCACCAGCGCAACCCCATCCGCATCGGCGTGCTTCACTCACTGACTGGCACCATGGTGATCAGCGAGCGGCCGCTGGTGGACGCAGTACGCATGGCGGTAGAAGAACTCAACGCAAGTGGCGGGGTGCTGGGGCGTCCGGTTGAAATGGTGGTGGTCGACGGCCGGTCCGACCCCGCCAGCTTTGCCCGTGGCGCAGAACAACTGCTCGCCCGGGAGGGGGTCAAGGCACTGTTCGGTTGCTGGACATCCGCGTCCCGCAAGGCCGTAATCCCGGTAGTGGAAAAACATGCGGGGCTGATGTTCTATCCGGTGCAATACGAAGGCATGGAACAGTCGCCTAACCTGATCTACCTCGGCTCGGCCCCTAACCAGCAGATCGTCCCTGGTGCGCGCTGGGCCATGCAACAGTTCGGCAAACGTGTTTACCTGCTGGGCTCCGACTATGTTTTCCCGCGCACGGCCAATTTGCTGATTCACGATCTGGTCCGGGCCAGTGGCGGCACGGTGGTGGGCGAGCAGTATCTGCCCCTGGGTAGCACGGATGTCGACGCTGTGCTGGCGGATATCGCTCGTCAGCAACCCGATGTGTTGCTCAACACCGTGAATGGCGACAGCAATGCCGCCGTTTTTGCCGGGCTGTTACGGCATGGGCTGGGTGCGATCCCGGTGCTGTCCTACAGCGTCACCGAGAACGAAATGCGCGCATTGGGTGGCGAAAAGCTGGGACGCCATTACGGGGTCTGGAGCTACTTTTCTTCCACGCCGGATGCGCGCAATCGCGCCTTCGTGAGCCGCTTCAAGGCACGCTTCGGCCCCGATCACAGCACCAGCGATCCCGTGGAGGCGGCCTATGTGGGCGTGCACCTCTGGGCGCAGGCCGTTGCCATGGTTGGATCGGCCGAGCCGGCGCGGGTCAATGGCCCGACCCTGCTGCGACAGAGCCTTAACGGCCCCTCATCCATCGTTTCCATCGAACCGGCCAACCGCCATGCCTGGAAAATGGTGCGTATCGGCAGGGTGACGCCCGATGGCGAGTTCGAGCAGGTCTTCTCATCAATCAGCCCGCTGCGGCCCTCGCCCTGGCCCCGGCATCGCAGCCGGGCCGAGTGGCAAGACCGGCTGGCGATGCAGCAACTGGACCCCACGCCATGA
- a CDS encoding hybrid sensor histidine kinase/response regulator, which translates to MMSRGILPRLLAAFLLLSPIPLTGLAWLFLQAYERSLQDTVLDHLSSVADKKSDQINTYLNERIADVQLLANARETHQAMQRMRELQPLGLPHPSYLAEAARFRSDMRKLLDAVSYYDLLLTDSDGNVVFSIAAEADLGSNLNSGPFHNSGLAQAHREALAVLDAQVKLVQTYTPSADRPAIFIVAPVFAADEVIGTVALQLDLENFTQVTNDSTGLGNTGETTLAFRDNQTVLFASPLQRIPDAAFKHRVSLRDVPGPMAKALSGAYGGGVVRDYSGTEVVAAWRYLPALHWGMVTKIDAAEAFAPARTVSRYLLAVLGIMLLLATLAAWRIAVALVTPIHQLTATTRRIAEGDLHDRAPLTGWAELRDLARSFNEMLERLDQQQQALDETRQQAEAASQAKSRFLATMSHELRTPLNAILGFSSLLQRETGLTPHQQEQLQVINRSGEHLLALINDVLDMAKIESGRQQLHLAAFDLPDLVADIVAMMQVRANERQLGLLAEQEGQVPRYVVGDAAKLRQILINLLGNAIKHTHEGGVALRLGLAGGNDDGKVRLRFDIEDSGIGIPEQERERIFDAFIQTDAGAQQGGTGLGLAISREFARMMAGDITVTSTPGHGSTFRVDIMVGLAQQADLPMPIGAQANQPLLAADEPPWRVLIVEDQYANQALLATLLRRAGFEVRIAADGEAGVAMFSEWQPQFIWMDRRMPRLDGLAATRRIRALPGGDQVRIVMVSASVFGEDRDEVMTAGLDDFLRKPYRADEIYTLMQQHLGIRFVYPEADIQTSKPDTTPQDLGALANLPADLQTTLRQALLSLNEDDIALAITAVARSEPLLAQRLRHFAEQLDYAAILAALPTSSLG; encoded by the coding sequence ATGATGTCACGCGGGATCTTGCCCCGGCTGCTCGCCGCATTTCTGCTGCTCTCGCCCATCCCGCTTACCGGACTGGCATGGCTGTTCCTGCAGGCCTACGAGCGCAGCCTGCAGGACACGGTGCTCGACCACCTCTCCTCGGTTGCCGACAAGAAGTCAGACCAGATCAACACCTACCTCAACGAGCGGATTGCCGATGTGCAATTGCTGGCCAATGCCCGCGAGACACACCAGGCCATGCAGCGCATGCGCGAACTGCAGCCACTGGGACTGCCTCATCCCAGCTACCTGGCCGAGGCGGCGAGATTCCGCAGCGATATGCGCAAACTGCTCGATGCCGTCAGCTACTACGATCTGCTACTGACCGATAGTGATGGCAATGTGGTGTTCTCGATCGCCGCCGAGGCCGATCTGGGCAGTAACCTCAATAGTGGCCCGTTCCATAACAGCGGACTTGCGCAGGCACACAGGGAGGCCCTGGCGGTGCTGGATGCTCAGGTCAAACTGGTGCAGACCTATACACCCTCCGCCGATCGCCCGGCCATTTTCATCGTCGCACCCGTGTTCGCCGCCGATGAGGTGATCGGCACCGTAGCACTCCAGCTCGATCTGGAAAACTTTACCCAAGTCACCAACGACAGCACCGGCCTGGGCAACACAGGCGAAACCACGCTGGCATTCCGTGATAACCAGACAGTCCTGTTCGCCAGCCCCTTGCAACGGATTCCCGACGCCGCCTTCAAGCATCGTGTCAGCCTGCGCGATGTGCCGGGCCCCATGGCCAAGGCGCTCAGTGGTGCCTACGGCGGCGGGGTGGTCAGGGATTACAGCGGCACCGAGGTCGTGGCCGCGTGGCGCTATCTGCCGGCGCTGCACTGGGGCATGGTGACCAAGATCGATGCCGCCGAAGCATTTGCGCCTGCACGCACCGTGTCACGCTATCTGCTGGCGGTGCTGGGGATCATGCTCTTGCTGGCAACCCTGGCAGCCTGGCGAATCGCCGTGGCCCTGGTCACCCCGATCCACCAGCTCACCGCCACCACCCGCCGCATCGCCGAGGGCGACCTGCATGATCGCGCGCCGCTGACCGGCTGGGCCGAACTACGCGATCTGGCACGCAGCTTCAACGAGATGCTGGAGCGTCTGGATCAGCAGCAACAGGCTCTGGATGAAACCCGACAGCAAGCCGAAGCAGCCAGTCAGGCGAAAAGCCGCTTTCTCGCCACCATGAGCCACGAACTGCGTACGCCACTCAACGCAATTCTGGGTTTTTCCAGCCTGCTGCAACGCGAGACGGGGCTCACTCCGCACCAGCAGGAACAGCTGCAGGTCATCAACCGCAGCGGGGAGCATTTGCTGGCCTTGATCAACGATGTACTCGACATGGCCAAGATCGAATCCGGTCGTCAGCAACTTCATCTGGCCGCTTTTGATTTGCCGGACCTGGTCGCCGACATCGTGGCCATGATGCAGGTCCGGGCGAACGAGCGGCAGCTGGGCTTGCTGGCCGAGCAGGAGGGACAGGTTCCCCGTTATGTGGTGGGTGATGCGGCCAAGCTGCGCCAGATCCTCATCAACCTGCTCGGCAACGCCATCAAACATACGCATGAGGGTGGCGTTGCCTTGCGGCTCGGCCTGGCCGGCGGGAACGATGACGGCAAAGTCCGGCTGCGGTTTGATATCGAAGACAGCGGTATCGGCATTCCTGAGCAGGAGCGCGAGCGGATATTCGATGCGTTCATCCAGACCGACGCAGGCGCGCAGCAAGGCGGAACCGGGCTGGGGCTCGCCATCAGCCGGGAGTTTGCCCGCATGATGGCGGGCGACATTACGGTGACCAGCACCCCGGGCCATGGCTCGACATTTCGCGTCGACATCATGGTCGGGCTGGCACAGCAGGCCGACCTGCCCATGCCCATCGGTGCACAGGCCAATCAGCCCCTGCTGGCCGCCGATGAGCCGCCGTGGCGCGTGCTGATCGTGGAAGACCAGTATGCGAATCAGGCACTGCTGGCCACGCTGTTGCGCCGCGCCGGCTTCGAGGTACGTATTGCCGCGGACGGCGAGGCGGGCGTCGCAATGTTCAGCGAATGGCAGCCCCAGTTCATCTGGATGGACCGACGCATGCCCCGACTGGATGGTCTTGCAGCCACCCGCCGCATCCGAGCCTTGCCCGGTGGCGACCAGGTCCGCATCGTCATGGTGTCTGCATCGGTATTTGGCGAGGATCGTGATGAGGTGATGACCGCAGGGCTGGATGACTTCCTGCGCAAACCCTATCGGGCTGACGAAATCTATACGCTGATGCAGCAGCATCTGGGCATCCGCTTTGTGTACCCCGAAGCGGATATCCAGACCAGCAAGCCAGACACCACCCCGCAAGATCTCGGCGCGCTGGCGAATCTGCCCGCCGATTTACAGACCACCCTGCGGCAGGCCTTGCTCAGCCTGAACGAAGACGACATCGCGCTCGCCATCACCGCAGTTGCACGCAGCGAACCCCTGCTGGCTCAACGTTTGCGCCACTTTGCAGAGCAGCTGGACTATGCTGCAATCTTGGCAGCCCTACCTACCTCATCCCTCGGGTAA
- a CDS encoding bifunctional diguanylate cyclase/phosphodiesterase, translating to MNSPGTILIVDDTLASLQLLADLLKAEGYTVRAAQSGELALQAAQHNPPELILLDLRMPVMDGFEVCRRLKADPATADIPVIFLSAEHDTPERVQGLALGAVDYLGKPFQREELLARVHTHVRLHRLNQQLEAMVEARTRDLRESEARVRVLIEHAPEAIFVFDADQNCYVDANAAAEQLTGRTREQLCGMYPAELYALPQPDGMYPEVSVKLNVERALAGEEVITERVVQRPDGRRVRCELRIVALPASGKRLLRSSFVDISDRKTAEERIAFLAYHDTLTGLANQSGMYETLRRMIDDAELDQRRLAVVLLDLDNFKFINDAHGHRVGDILLTQVAERLKMALPVGTFVARQGGDEFLFAVEDCGSSADVQALAERVAAVIAEPYHIHGQLLSTSASIGISLCPDDGIETSELLRYSDMAMYKAKASGGGVRCFDAQMNLALLNRISMEADLRQAIAGGQLRLVYQPQLDIASDQVIGLEALVRWQHPDKGLISPAEFIPIAEQTGLIVPLGLWTLKEACRQIKLWHDAGLDWLRVAVNLSGAQCQDAGLVPQLRDILAHAGVDARHLELEITESHAMASPDEAIALMHALVDLGISISIDDFGTGYSSLAYLKRFPIKKLKIDRSFVKDIETDENDAALCDITTLLAHRLGLKVVAEGVENEAQLIYLQSTGCEMIQGYHFCRPLSANDVEAFIRGRTPKPIETEVTYFPDTSDHGPVI from the coding sequence ATGAACAGTCCCGGCACCATCCTGATTGTTGACGATACGCTGGCATCCTTGCAGTTGCTGGCGGACCTGCTCAAGGCAGAAGGCTACACCGTGCGTGCAGCACAAAGTGGTGAGCTGGCACTGCAAGCAGCACAGCACAACCCGCCCGAGCTGATCCTGCTGGATCTGCGCATGCCGGTCATGGATGGCTTCGAAGTCTGCCGCCGCCTCAAAGCCGACCCGGCCACCGCGGATATCCCTGTCATCTTCCTCAGTGCCGAGCACGATACCCCTGAGCGCGTACAAGGGCTGGCACTGGGTGCGGTCGACTATCTGGGTAAGCCCTTCCAGCGTGAGGAGCTGCTCGCCCGTGTGCACACTCATGTGCGCCTGCACCGCCTCAATCAGCAACTCGAAGCCATGGTGGAGGCACGCACCCGTGATCTGCGCGAGAGCGAGGCACGGGTACGCGTCCTGATCGAACATGCGCCCGAAGCCATTTTTGTCTTCGATGCAGACCAGAACTGTTATGTCGATGCCAATGCCGCGGCCGAGCAACTCACCGGGCGCACCCGCGAGCAGTTATGCGGCATGTACCCGGCCGAGCTGTACGCACTGCCCCAACCCGATGGCATGTACCCCGAAGTCAGCGTCAAGTTGAACGTGGAAAGGGCTTTGGCGGGCGAGGAAGTCATTACCGAGCGCGTCGTCCAGCGTCCTGATGGCCGCCGTGTCCGCTGCGAACTACGCATTGTGGCCCTGCCCGCATCGGGCAAGCGCCTGCTGCGATCCAGCTTTGTGGATATCAGTGACCGCAAGACCGCCGAGGAGCGCATTGCCTTCCTGGCCTACCACGACACGCTGACCGGGCTGGCCAACCAGTCGGGCATGTACGAAACCCTGCGCCGGATGATCGACGACGCCGAGCTCGACCAGCGTCGCCTCGCCGTTGTGCTGCTGGATCTCGACAACTTCAAGTTCATCAACGATGCCCATGGCCACCGTGTCGGCGACATCCTGCTGACCCAGGTCGCCGAACGGTTGAAGATGGCGCTGCCGGTGGGCACCTTCGTGGCGCGCCAGGGCGGGGACGAGTTCCTGTTTGCCGTGGAAGACTGTGGTAGCAGCGCCGATGTCCAGGCTTTGGCAGAACGCGTCGCCGCCGTCATCGCCGAGCCTTACCATATTCACGGCCAGTTACTCTCCACGTCGGCCAGCATCGGCATCAGCCTGTGCCCCGATGACGGCATCGAAACCAGCGAACTGCTGCGCTACAGCGATATGGCCATGTACAAGGCCAAAGCCAGTGGCGGCGGTGTGCGTTGCTTTGATGCGCAGATGAATCTGGCGCTGCTCAACCGCATCAGCATGGAGGCCGACCTGCGTCAGGCCATTGCCGGCGGGCAACTGCGCCTTGTGTACCAGCCTCAGCTGGATATCGCTTCCGATCAGGTTATCGGCCTGGAAGCGCTGGTGCGCTGGCAGCATCCCGACAAGGGCCTGATCTCCCCAGCCGAATTCATTCCCATTGCCGAGCAGACCGGCCTAATCGTTCCGCTGGGTCTGTGGACCCTCAAGGAAGCCTGCCGCCAGATCAAGCTGTGGCACGACGCTGGTCTGGACTGGCTACGTGTCGCCGTGAACCTTAGCGGTGCTCAATGCCAGGATGCCGGGCTAGTCCCACAGCTGCGCGACATTCTGGCCCATGCCGGCGTGGATGCACGGCACCTGGAACTCGAAATCACCGAATCGCACGCCATGGCCTCGCCCGACGAGGCGATTGCGCTGATGCATGCGCTGGTGGACCTGGGTATCTCGATCTCGATTGACGACTTCGGCACCGGCTATTCCTCCCTGGCCTACCTGAAGCGCTTCCCGATCAAGAAACTCAAGATCGACCGCTCCTTCGTCAAGGACATTGAAACCGACGAAAACGATGCTGCGCTGTGCGATATCACCACCCTGCTCGCTCACCGGCTCGGCCTCAAGGTAGTGGCCGAGGGCGTGGAAAACGAAGCCCAGCTGATCTATCTGCAAAGCACCGGTTGCGAGATGATTCAGGGCTACCACTTCTGCCGGCCGCTCTCGGCCAACGATGTGGAAGCCTTCATTCGCGGGCGTACGCCCAAACCCATCGAAACGGAAGTGACCTACTTCCCGGATACGAGCGACCACGGTCCCGTGATCTAG
- a CDS encoding diguanylate cyclase, which translates to MTSRKSLLFVVGIAIGLPLVLAVVTTIHHFFQIRSDIEDTFRSRSELLTRFIGVNRDRVTVMKNLISERYQAEGAQGGQAFEIRQHPAENVWSISAGTSGAAGTVTGKMPLPLSAEQAREIRAAFGMDAQIRAARQFDAEVVWLYYQSASQFIYLAPDVPFKDFHFTPELYTQRYWLEAQPARNPARRMVMAGPYQDMAGKGWIITFAAPVYAGERLMGIVGLDTRLETLQQLARVGDAPGHSMMVSENDRLIDSKAAYDPKARLHPPLSTTLIDWRSDQSGDLWLSSQIVEDELWLVHRVKRSEVYLAVARESLLQWLSLALLSLTLITAWRLRLSRDEVRRMTQIDPLTKVLNRRGFYDKVPALLALGQRKHFPVAFMLMDIDFFKKINDVHGHDVGDSVLRQLGAHLQQARRPFDLVCRWGGEEFVVLLMIDDAKEIAAVAERIRQEAQKARIDETGKTITLSAGLVVIQSGESVDAAIKRADLLLYEAKQSGRNRIVADLDDLVGTGDTGR; encoded by the coding sequence ATGACGTCGAGAAAGTCCCTGCTTTTTGTGGTCGGTATTGCGATCGGCCTGCCCCTGGTGCTGGCCGTCGTGACCACCATCCACCATTTCTTCCAGATCCGGTCTGATATCGAGGATACGTTCCGCAGCCGCAGCGAGTTGCTGACCAGGTTTATCGGCGTCAATCGCGATCGTGTGACGGTGATGAAGAACCTGATCAGTGAACGTTATCAGGCAGAGGGGGCTCAAGGCGGGCAGGCGTTCGAGATCCGGCAGCATCCGGCAGAAAACGTGTGGAGCATCAGTGCTGGTACTTCCGGTGCGGCAGGCACGGTAACCGGCAAGATGCCCTTGCCGCTGAGTGCGGAACAGGCCCGCGAGATCCGGGCAGCCTTTGGCATGGATGCTCAGATCCGGGCGGCTCGGCAGTTTGATGCGGAGGTGGTCTGGCTCTATTACCAGTCGGCCAGCCAGTTCATCTATCTGGCCCCGGATGTACCCTTCAAGGACTTCCATTTCACGCCCGAACTCTACACGCAGCGTTACTGGCTTGAGGCCCAGCCAGCACGGAACCCCGCGCGGCGCATGGTCATGGCCGGACCGTATCAGGACATGGCCGGTAAAGGCTGGATCATCACGTTTGCCGCACCGGTTTACGCGGGTGAGCGGCTGATGGGTATTGTCGGGCTCGACACCCGGCTGGAAACCTTGCAACAGCTGGCTCGCGTGGGTGACGCGCCCGGCCACAGCATGATGGTGAGCGAAAACGATCGCCTCATCGACAGCAAGGCAGCTTACGACCCCAAGGCCAGGCTGCATCCTCCGCTGAGTACGACGCTGATCGACTGGCGGTCTGATCAAAGCGGCGATCTCTGGCTAAGCAGCCAGATCGTTGAGGACGAGTTGTGGCTGGTTCATCGCGTCAAGCGCAGCGAGGTCTATCTGGCTGTGGCGCGCGAAAGCCTCTTGCAATGGCTCAGTCTGGCACTGCTCAGCCTGACCCTGATCACCGCCTGGCGGCTCAGGCTCTCTCGCGACGAAGTGAGGCGCATGACCCAGATCGACCCGCTGACCAAGGTGCTGAATCGCCGCGGATTCTACGACAAGGTCCCGGCGTTGCTGGCGCTGGGGCAGCGCAAGCACTTCCCGGTGGCCTTCATGCTGATGGATATCGATTTCTTCAAGAAGATCAACGATGTACACGGCCATGATGTGGGCGACAGCGTACTCAGGCAGCTCGGCGCGCATCTGCAGCAGGCACGACGTCCGTTTGATCTGGTTTGTCGATGGGGTGGCGAGGAGTTTGTGGTGCTGCTGATGATCGATGATGCCAAAGAGATCGCTGCCGTGGCCGAACGCATCCGCCAGGAAGCCCAGAAAGCCCGGATTGATGAGACCGGTAAGACCATCACGTTGAGTGCCGGGCTGGTGGTGATCCAGTCTGGAGAAAGCGTGGACGCCGCCATCAAGCGGGCTGATCTGCTGCTGTACGAAGCCAAGCAAAGTGGCCGTAACCGCATTGTGGCGGACCTTGACGACCTGGTTGGCACGGGCGACACAGGGCGCTGA
- the greB gene encoding transcription elongation factor GreB — protein MTPGGWNRMRVELHELVHKERPALTQLINWAAGNGDRSENGDYIYGKKRLREIDRRIRFLTKRLENAEVVDPATREATDQVFFSATVTVLRGSGEEQTVSIVGVDEINLDLNHISWISPLARCLLKAREGDTVTLRGPAGGEEIEILEVRYIALD, from the coding sequence ATGACACCGGGTGGCTGGAACCGCATGCGTGTGGAGCTGCATGAGCTTGTGCACAAGGAACGCCCTGCGCTGACGCAGCTGATCAACTGGGCGGCCGGCAATGGCGACCGCTCCGAGAACGGCGATTACATCTACGGCAAAAAGCGCCTGCGCGAGATTGACCGACGCATCCGCTTCCTGACCAAGCGCCTTGAAAACGCTGAGGTGGTCGATCCCGCCACGCGCGAAGCGACCGATCAGGTATTTTTCTCTGCCACCGTCACGGTGTTGCGCGGCAGTGGCGAAGAGCAGACCGTCAGCATCGTGGGGGTGGACGAGATCAATCTCGACCTCAACCATATCAGCTGGATTTCACCGCTTGCGCGTTGTCTGCTCAAGGCCCGCGAGGGCGACACGGTGACCCTGCGTGGCCCGGCGGGTGGCGAGGAGATCGAAATACTTGAAGTCCGTTATATCGCGCTCGACTGA